DNA from Yamadazyma tenuis chromosome 5, complete sequence:
CATAATCACCAACCTGCTTGTTGAATGATGATAAGGTACCTTCGGTGATAGACTCGGCCATTTCAGGAACCTTGATGGAGGTGGAGGCCAATCTCTTGAAATTGGTTATGGTGTTAAttggttggtgtttgaaacCAGCGGAAGAAGCCACGGGTTTCACGTTGAGAACGTGGAAGGATCTGACGAGGGCAACTTCCGACTTTATGACGGATCTACCGATCAAGGGTAAACGACGGGCTTGACACTTTAAGTTTCTTGATAACATGTTGATAAAGATTCAGTTGAAGAATCAATGGGAAAAAACTTGACTTTAAAATTAAAACTCCATTGCTGAGAATGTCTCCCGGATGATGGAAGTTTATCCATTCAAGTCTCGGAGATTTTTAATTTCTGCGACATTGTCTCTGGAAGTCTGTCAATGTGCGCACTGCCATTGGCTGGCCCCTGCCGATTCCTAATAACACCGGGTTATTTGATTTGAAAGTCATATAGCCTTCTCAACTCCGATGCTTCCAGGATCTGATATATTACCGGTGGTCATAGTCCCGGGGAGATTCGGTTTTTATGGCCGTTGCCCACCTCTTTTTGGGTGAGCACTGGTGGACATATCCTATGCGTAAAGGGCACTCTGGTGAAGGTTTAAAGTATATAAAATGTTGGGGTAGACGGGTTCGGGTCCGTTTCTGTTGACTGGAAAACTAAAAAATAAGCCCGACGCGGGACTCGAACCCGCAACCTTGTGATTAAAAGTCACACGCTCTAGCCGATTGAGCTAGCCAGGCGTTCTTTAACAAGTTTTGGCTCATGTGCCTGTAGGGTAGAGTATGGAAGTTGTAATTGGCGTTACAGACTATATCTTTGTGTTGGAGAATATATAAATGTACAAGGTTTGCTGGGGGTAGTCTTCTACCTATCCTTGCACCTAGCAGCACCGTTGAGGGCTTCTTATGGCACTGAAACGTGTTAATCGCTACCACCGCTTTTCGCAGTAATACTCATGTTTATGTTTACCCAAATCGGGACATTGCAAGAACTAATTCTGCAGAAGGCTACCAGCCGCAATCACaaccatcttcaaaattgtTCAGACATCTAGCTCCAACCACAGAATGTCTTTTCAGCTGCATGGGAAAAAAGATGTACGGATTGTGAGTGATCTTTCAAGGTTCGAGTTCGAAAGTCCCACTCCTAGAAACCGATCTAGAAATACTACACCCACTTCACTAGACGAAAAACCTTCGGTTATAGATTTGGATCATGAGTTTAAGCCCAAGAACACCACCGATCTCCCATCTTCATTTTTTGACAGTGATATTGCTCCTCCCGATCCAGGACCTCGAAGTCGAAGAACGTTACTCGAAATTGCTGAAGCAAACAATGCCTTGCCTAAGGTAAGAGACAATAATATCGACTATTCAGACATTTACCAGTATTATGAGAAAGAATCAAATGCTTCGTTTGCTGCTGAACCTTCCCGAAATCCTGACTTTGCTCCTTATCCCAGTTCTATCAAAGGAGGCCATCTGGGAAACGCTCCCCCGTTGACAATTCCCACTGCCTCCAATGAATACAATAATCTGAAGACTCCCTTCACCAACCAAACATCAATGCCTTCGGCTGCCACACCCCAATTCACAAATAATGGCTTCTCTAATGCTCATAACTATAAAGACAAGGACCTCCCTCCCATCATGGACCCAACTCAGTACTACCAGCACAATCATAATGGAAGTTCCCTTATCAAATCTATCGATGCAAACAGTATGACATCCAAACAAAAGTTGATGGAGGATCATTTAGTCAAGCTGGTAATGCACAGGccattgttcaagatcCCAGCCCGTaaattattgaaaaatGATGACTTTTACGAAGAAAAGGATATCACCATAACCCTTAATTTTGTCTTATACTTCTTTGAAATGATTGTTTCCATAATTATCGTCACTCTATCTTCAGTTCTCCTCAATACTGATGATAATATATCGGTTGGAATCTACAGGTTCTTTATTGCTGATTCATCCATAGCTTTGATTGTGtcacttcttttcatctcCACATTAATTAACTTCGAGAAGAGAAACGGAAGCTTCTATGTCACGGTGTCGTTAATCTTGTCCTTTGTATCATTTGTCATCACTATCAGCACCATCCTTCCCAGTGATAGCTGTGCtacatcttcaatttgtaGCGTGAGGAAAGCTAATAGTGCATTTATAATCATATCGATGTTTCTATGGTTATGTGACTTGGTTCTGTTCTTGACTATCTTATACATCTCAAGAATGAATCTCTTGACTGATTTGAACTTTGACTTTGCTGACAAGGGTTTACAGGCTGAATATAATGCTTCTGTATCAAGTGGGTATAATGAGAAGGACAATGATTTGATAGATCCCACTAGCGGACAACCTCTAAGAGAATATTACTTGAATGAAATGGGGGAAATGTTTGAAATGACTAACGACTTTGATGTTAGAGGCAAAACCAAAATAATAGTGTATACTATATAGAGTACTTACGAATAATGCTGCAAAAAACGAAACCATGTTGGTTGCGAAAAAAGTTTTGCTTTTGTAACAAAAGAACTACTACCACAAATGCATTTCAATCTGTTTATGAGATTTTCAGCCTTGTTGAGTATCTCGTTGATTATGGGAGTCTGCAAAGGATTGGTCATTGACCGTAGCGTGATCAGCGAGTTTGCTGGCAAGATTAGCCTCAAGGGATTGAAAGATATAAAAGTGAATTTGGAAAACGAGTTGAAGTCGTTGACATCACCCATGCGGTTTTCATTCTCCAATACAACAGTGGAAGTATCCAAGAACAGTGAAGACTTTATTATTCTTCCTCCCGATCTAGTATCGTCTGATATTTATGAAAAACTTGGGTTGGAATTTTTGAACGAAGATGGATACAAATTCAAGTTATTTgacaaagacttgatgattCCCAAAGACTTCAAGACTTTGTTTCTATACAACACTTCGACCCCTTTATCCATTCCCACTTCAAAACACGACAACTTAGCCAAATTTATTGATGAGAGCTTGCCTTTCAACTTGCCACCTTatatgaacttgatcaaccaCTATTTGGTTTTACCTAGGTCatacttgaatgaaaaACTTAAAACCAGTGGTGAAGCTTTTGAAACACTTGCTAAGTTATCTTCAATGTTTTCAAGAGGAATTTTAATATCTTCCAGCTCATATTTGCCCATTTTCAGAGCAGTTATGAGTGAAAATGTCCCGTTTATGGTTTTCATGTTTTCTGATTCTACAATTGATAAGTTTGAGGAACAGAGAAACCCAATCATGACTGTGAAAAACTATCTTGGAACTGAAAAGAATATTatttcaaacttctttgatACATTTGCTGAAAATTGGatcaacaatatcaactATGACAGTTTAATTTCATCTGTTTTTTgcaccaccaactccaacaacttgactgATAGCTACTGTTTGAAAATTCGTGACAAAAATGCGTTGCTTCTTTTCCCAGCCTTTTATGAAGTATCACAACTATTGAATTTTGAGGAACAAGAACCTCAACTTATGAAACGAGCTGACGAGCCCCTCGCTGAAGCTCAGGTCGTCCGACAGGTTCATAATAGACTAAGCAACTATGCCGAAAAGTTTAACGATGTCTCATACGAATTTGCAACGGAACCCAAGCAGCTaattgaaagagttgatgaaaGATTAGACCAGAAGAGTTATAAATTCTTCGAtaaaattgatgaaaagaCGGACAATATTGCAGATAAAAAGGATTCCTTAGTTCATCAAGTAGCAGACAAGGTGAGAATGATCAAGGGACtgcttgatttcaaagagCTCTTCAATGAGGATTATGATACAAAGGAGAGTGATTAcgatgttgatggagaCAATTTAATGGGGAAGAGAACCgtcgaagaagaggaggatAACCTTTTTGAATACCAACAAGAGGAAGGAATAGTGTTACCATTGTCATTGGTGAGGGTAGAAGAATATTCATTGTCGTCCCCAAGGCATAAGAAATTTAGCCAAGTTCTATTTGAAGATACTGACGACAACGAGCATACTCTTTCGAAGCGGTTCACGATTTTCAGCACAGACGAAGATTGTGAAAAGATCACTTGGTACAAAGTCTTCCATTATAGCATCTTTGGAAAGCCAAGATTTTGTTTATCCAATTACTAGAGGTATATTAGAGAATATGAATTTGCACGAATATATTTGCAATGCTTACTTTTATATAGTTCACCTTTTAGTAGTTGAATCGTTCATCATAGCCCATCTCGGTGTTGTTTCACCTGAAATTCACCCTTTGGTTAGATGAAGAGCCCCCATACGCGGTTGATTTTTGTTGGTATGGATTTTTGAAACTTACCGAACTCGAACTATTATTGTTGTTTTGGTAAGCAATATTGCTATTTCCCTGACCAGTTCTTTGgtagttgttgaaagcAGTACCAGGATTACCCACAATGGTAGAAGTTGGTTGCGTTGGTTCCATATTTTCCATGTAGTAGCTGTTTCTCTTTGGGTCATCCGCTTTGaatgatgttgttgaattaGACTGATAGGCGTTCTGATGGTTTCTGCTTTGATTGGCAAACCCAGATGATGTCTCTTCGTCATACACAGAatcatcgtcttcaaaATGCAGGACCTTATTCTCATGACCCTTCATTGCACTTGCGCCTAAAGCCATTAATTCAtaatcttcatcatcttggTTGATTGGTTGACCAGGTTTAGCACTCTTGTTATCGAATCTTGGAATGAATGAAACTCTATCATCCTTCATTGGTTGGTATCTAGTGTCTGGATTTTGGTAGACCAAAGCCAACACACAAGTAACAATTGTGAAGATTAACAAAAATAAGGCAAACACTGCATTAAGAATGAAATACACAATTCCCATAACAGAAGCGACAATTTGAGGTTGTCCAAAGATGTAACTGAAGAACATGAAGAACAAAGCGTTGATTGTGTTTATCACAGCAATAACAATATTGAAAGCGTTGGTTCTCTTATCCATGAAAGGTCTGAAGTAACACAAGCCAACAAAATAGATCAATTCGATGGCAAAAATAATGACAGATTGAACTTCACCTCTCGTCTGCAATACtgccacaaacaaacaCTTAAGGAATACGTATGACAATGAAGCAAGAACATAGTAATAAGAGTCAGCCTTGTACTGGACATACACAAATCCgaatttgttcaaaaaaGGACCATCACCGTATAACAAATAGGCAGGATTCTTGAATTGTTGGACAGATCTTCTGCCTCTCAAAATGACTCTCACAGCAGCTTGGTAGAGCAAAGCAAAGCAAATgacaaacaaaaacacaGCAACCACGACAGTTCCAGTCGAATCTCTAGTAGTTAATTCCCAAAGACACATGACACACACATGAGGGAAAGAAATAACCATCAATCTATACAATGCACCTTTGATAATACTTGACCATTGTTGTCTGTACTCATTAAACTTACCTTCATTCATGATTTTGGATCTGATCAAAATTTCGATAACAGCTTTGAATAACATCAAACAAACAATCATGACAAAGGCaaagaacaacaagaagatgataCTGGTCATAAAAacattggtgatttcaattCCGGCCAAGTAGGCGACTCTTTGAATACCTCTCAACACTAAAATTTTGGACGACAAATCATTGTCCTTTTCGTTGACGGAATACAAATCAGGATCCAAAGTATCACTTTGACCAAAGTCATCGGTTGCAATTGACAAAGTAAGTCTCTTGAAAAGAGTGACATGTTGAGAGTATTGAGCCTTTTGATAcaaatcattgatgaaCTCAACCGCTGATCTCTTAGCCTTTTGAACCGAGATAGACAA
Protein-coding regions in this window:
- a CDS encoding uncharacterized protein (EggNog:ENOG503PQWF), which translates into the protein MSFQSHGKKDVRIVSDLSRFEFESPTPRNRSRNTTPTSLDEKPSVIDLDHEFKPKNTTDLPSSFFDSDIAPPDPGPRSRRTLLEIAEANNALPKVRDNNIDYSDIYQYYEKESNASFAAEPSRNPDFAPYPSSIKGGHSGNAPPLTIPTASNEYNNSKTPFTNQTSMPSAATPQFTNNGFSNAHNYKDKDLPPIMDPTQYYQHNHNGSSLIKSIDANSMTSKQKLMEDHLVKSVMHRPLFKIPARKLLKNDDFYEEKDITITLNFVLYFFEMIVSIIIVTLSSVLLNTDDNISVGIYRFFIADSSIALIVSLLFISTLINFEKRNGSFYVTVSLILSFVSFVITISTILPSDSCATSSICSVRKANSAFIIISMFLWLCDLVSFLTILYISRMNLLTDLNFDFADKGLQAEYNASVSSGYNEKDNDLIDPTSGQPLREYYLNEMGEMFEMTNDFDVRGKTKIIVYTI
- a CDS encoding uncharacterized protein (EggNog:ENOG503P9HD) — protein: MHFNSFMRFSALLSISLIMGVCKGLVIDRSVISEFAGKISLKGLKDIKVNLENELKSLTSPMRFSFSNTTVEVSKNSEDFIILPPDLVSSDIYEKLGLEFLNEDGYKFKLFDKDLMIPKDFKTLFLYNTSTPLSIPTSKHDNLAKFIDESLPFNLPPYMNLINHYLVLPRSYLNEKLKTSGEAFETLAKLSSMFSRGILISSSSYLPIFRAVMSENVPFMVFMFSDSTIDKFEEQRNPIMTVKNYLGTEKNIISNFFDTFAENWINNINYDSLISSVFCTTNSNNLTDSYCLKIRDKNALLLFPAFYEVSQLLNFEEQEPQLMKRADEPLAEAQVVRQVHNRLSNYAEKFNDVSYEFATEPKQLIERVDERLDQKSYKFFDKIDEKTDNIADKKDSLVHQVADKVRMIKGSLDFKELFNEDYDTKESDYDVDGDNLMGKRTVEEEEDNLFEYQQEEGIVLPLSLVRVEEYSLSSPRHKKFSQVLFEDTDDNEHTLSKRFTIFSTDEDCEKITWYKVFHYSIFGKPRFCLSNY
- the FLC2 gene encoding Flavin carrier protein 2 (EggNog:ENOG503NW1I; COG:S), translating into MKHLMVTLISFLWFFTTISAQRFVKTSSLLTCMDNSQFTATHFDVKFFPDNNTAVVDVTALSNIDANVTANVEFIAYGLTAFTSNISFCSLNYETICPFTTGHLEVNTDFKVPKADTSQIPGIAYTIPDLDARVRVVLLDSDTDETLACVEAILTNGKTVQTKYASWPIAAISGLGVITAGVISVIGHSNTAAHIASNSMSLFIYFQSLAITSMMAVAKVPPIAAAWAQNFQWSVGIIKLGFIQDISNWYIQSTGGTPTDILDSSYLSISVQKAKRSAVEFINDLYQKAQYSQHVTLFKRLTLSIATDDFGQSDTLDPDLYSVNEKDNDLSSKILVLRGIQRVAYLAGIEITNVFMTSIIFLLFFAFVMIVCLMLFKAVIEILIRSKIMNEGKFNEYRQQWSSIIKGALYRLMVISFPHVCVMCLWELTTRDSTGTVVVAVFLFVICFALLYQAAVRVILRGRRSVQQFKNPAYLLYGDGPFLNKFGFVYVQYKADSYYYVLASLSYVFLKCLFVAVLQTRGEVQSVIIFAIELIYFVGLCYFRPFMDKRTNAFNIVIAVINTINALFFMFFSYIFGQPQIVASVMGIVYFILNAVFALFLLIFTIVTCVLALVYQNPDTRYQPMKDDRVSFIPRFDNKSAKPGQPINQDDEDYELMALGASAMKGHENKVSHFEDDDSVYDEETSSGFANQSRNHQNAYQSNSTTSFKADDPKRNSYYMENMEPTQPTSTIVGNPGTAFNNYQRTGQGNSNIAYQNNNNSSSSVSFKNPYQQKSTAYGGSSSNQRVNFR